One genomic window of Sodaliphilus pleomorphus includes the following:
- a CDS encoding CYTH domain-containing protein has product MATEIEHKYLVTDYSYQSMATESHEIVQGYISRESGRTVRVRTVDNTAFLTIKGACKGMSRPEFEYNIPIDDARQLLKLCPGPVITKTRSIVIYEGERWEIDTFHGQLEGLVTAELEVPNENHTFNLPPFVGREVTGDHRFANSQLTTYDALKPAL; this is encoded by the coding sequence ATGGCAACCGAGATCGAACACAAGTATTTGGTCACCGACTACTCCTATCAATCGATGGCAACCGAAAGTCACGAGATTGTGCAAGGCTACATCTCAAGAGAGAGCGGTCGCACAGTGCGCGTGCGCACAGTCGACAACACAGCCTTTCTCACCATCAAGGGAGCATGCAAAGGCATGTCGCGCCCTGAGTTTGAATACAATATTCCCATTGATGACGCCCGGCAACTGCTCAAGTTGTGCCCAGGCCCTGTCATCACCAAGACACGCTCGATTGTGATTTATGAAGGCGAAAGGTGGGAAATCGACACCTTCCACGGCCAGCTCGAAGGCCTGGTCACCGCCGAGCTTGAAGTGCCTAACGAGAATCACACCTTCAACCTGCCACCCTTTGTGGGCAGGGAGGTGACAGGCGACCATCGGTTTGCCAACAGCCAGCTCACCACCTACGATGCACTAAAACCGGCGCTCTAA
- the rlmD gene encoding 23S rRNA (uracil(1939)-C(5))-methyltransferase RlmD, whose translation MSRKRKELPVVEGLEITKIAAEGKSLARWNDMVVFIPYGAPGDVADVKIDRKKHSFAEGHIVNLVKPSEIRIQPFCEHFGVCGGCKFQHIPYEYQLKYKQQQVVDALERIAKVDLPQVNPILGSQCTTAYRNKLEFTFSDKEWLTTEQLHSGEQFPDRNAVGFHIPNGYNKVLDIKKCWLMDDINNQLRLFVKQYALSKGYTFFDMRNNTGLMRMMMIRVASTGQLMLVVVFGEHDDSAIADVMNAVHERFPSITSLMHVVNTKRNDSLGDQTFVLDYGKEYIEEEMEGLKFRVGPKSFYQTNSRQAYELYKVARRMARLTGDELVYDLYTGTGTIANFVSRQARKVIGIEYVPEAIADAKLNSEVNGIDNTYFVAGDMKDVLTDDFIAQHGVPDVMIIDPPRAGMHQDVVNVILNAEPKRMVYVSCNPATQARDLQLLDAKYKVVEIQPVDMFPHTQHVENVVALERRF comes from the coding sequence TTGAGTAGAAAACGCAAAGAGTTGCCTGTAGTTGAAGGGCTTGAAATAACTAAGATAGCTGCCGAGGGCAAAAGCCTGGCAAGGTGGAACGATATGGTGGTGTTTATCCCATATGGGGCACCTGGCGATGTGGCCGATGTGAAAATCGACCGTAAGAAGCATAGTTTTGCCGAGGGTCACATCGTGAATCTCGTGAAACCGAGCGAAATAAGGATCCAGCCGTTTTGCGAGCACTTCGGGGTGTGTGGCGGTTGCAAGTTCCAGCACATCCCCTATGAGTATCAGCTTAAATACAAGCAGCAGCAAGTAGTCGATGCACTTGAGCGCATTGCCAAGGTCGACCTGCCTCAAGTCAATCCCATCTTGGGCTCGCAATGCACTACGGCCTATCGCAACAAGCTCGAGTTCACTTTTAGCGACAAGGAATGGCTCACTACCGAGCAGCTGCACAGTGGGGAGCAGTTCCCCGACCGCAATGCCGTGGGCTTTCACATTCCCAATGGCTACAACAAGGTGCTCGACATCAAAAAGTGCTGGCTCATGGATGACATCAACAACCAGTTGAGGCTCTTTGTCAAGCAATATGCACTGAGCAAGGGCTACACTTTCTTTGACATGCGCAACAACACCGGTCTCATGCGCATGATGATGATCAGGGTGGCCTCTACCGGGCAGCTCATGCTTGTCGTCGTTTTTGGCGAGCACGACGACAGTGCAATTGCCGATGTGATGAATGCTGTGCATGAGCGTTTCCCTTCAATCACCAGCTTGATGCACGTTGTGAACACCAAGAGAAATGACTCGCTGGGCGACCAGACTTTTGTGCTTGATTACGGCAAGGAGTATATCGAGGAGGAAATGGAGGGTCTCAAGTTCAGAGTCGGCCCCAAGTCGTTTTATCAAACCAATTCACGACAGGCCTACGAGCTCTACAAGGTGGCTCGCCGCATGGCACGGCTCACAGGCGACGAGCTCGTCTATGATCTCTATACGGGCACGGGTACCATAGCCAACTTTGTGTCGCGACAGGCGCGCAAGGTGATTGGCATCGAGTATGTGCCAGAGGCAATTGCCGATGCTAAGCTCAACAGCGAGGTAAATGGCATCGACAATACCTACTTTGTGGCGGGCGACATGAAAGATGTGCTCACCGACGATTTTATTGCTCAGCACGGTGTGCCCGATGTGATGATTATCGACCCACCTCGTGCCGGCATGCATCAAGATGTAGTGAATGTGATCTTGAATGCCGAGCCCAAGCGCATGGTCTATGTGAGTTGCAATCCGGCCACTCAGGCAAGAGACTTGCAACTGCTCGATGCCAAATACAAGGTGGTGGAGATTCAGCCTGTCGACATGTTTCCCCACACGCAGCACGTCGAGAATGTGGTGGCTTTAGAGCGCCGGTTTTAG
- a CDS encoding carbon-nitrogen hydrolase, which translates to MKLGIIQQHNIADVDSNRKRLIEKIEKLAAAGAELIVLQELHNSLYFCQTEDVNCFDLAEPIPGCSTQAYSAVARQCHIVLVASLFEKRAAGLYHNTAVVFEKDGSIAGMYRKMHIPDDPAYYEKFYFTPGDLGFTPIDTSVGRLGVMVCWDQWYPEAARLMAMKGAEMLIYPTAIGYESSDPVEEQQRQREAWITVQRGHAVANGIPLVAVNRVGHEEDPSHATHGIDFWGSSFIAGPQGELLYQAPQDQETEQVIDIDMKRCENVRRWWPFLRDRRCEAYGGITSRYLD; encoded by the coding sequence ATGAAATTAGGTATCATACAACAACACAACATTGCCGACGTTGACAGCAACCGCAAGCGTTTAATCGAAAAGATAGAAAAACTGGCAGCAGCAGGGGCCGAACTCATTGTATTGCAAGAGCTTCACAACTCTCTTTACTTTTGCCAAACCGAAGATGTGAACTGCTTCGACCTGGCCGAGCCCATACCAGGCTGCAGCACCCAGGCCTACTCGGCCGTGGCACGGCAATGCCATATCGTGCTGGTCGCCTCTCTGTTTGAGAAGAGAGCCGCAGGACTGTATCACAACACTGCTGTAGTGTTTGAAAAAGACGGAAGCATAGCAGGCATGTATCGAAAAATGCACATCCCCGACGACCCTGCCTACTACGAAAAATTCTATTTCACCCCCGGCGACTTAGGATTTACCCCTATCGACACATCGGTGGGCCGGCTGGGTGTGATGGTGTGCTGGGACCAGTGGTATCCCGAGGCAGCACGCCTCATGGCAATGAAAGGTGCCGAGATGCTCATCTACCCCACCGCCATAGGCTATGAAAGCAGCGACCCCGTCGAAGAGCAGCAGCGGCAGCGAGAGGCTTGGATCACCGTGCAACGTGGCCATGCCGTGGCCAACGGCATCCCTCTTGTAGCCGTCAACCGCGTGGGGCATGAAGAAGACCCCTCGCATGCCACCCATGGCATAGATTTCTGGGGCAGCAGTTTCATTGCAGGGCCTCAGGGCGAATTGCTGTATCAAGCTCCCCAAGACCAGGAAACCGAGCAAGTGATCGACATCGACATGAAACGATGCGAAAACGTGAGGCGCTGGTGGCCTTTCCTGAGAGACCGCCGTTGTGAAGCCTACGGCGGCATCACGAGCCGCTATCTCGACTAA
- a CDS encoding DUF5686 and carboxypeptidase-like regulatory domain-containing protein → MTKRFWSLALFLIIIVQQVYCQSAYITGIVKDSLENQPIPYASVYVKGTRQGVICSVDGKFTVAVPTAWATIRVQAVNYKTREFELKAGDRGVILNMESSTRTLDEVVIRKHREHYVKKGNPAVAFIEKVRSHMKDQDPFEKPYYSYDKYEQMTFGLNDLGHVDKNLIMRSFKGAVEYLDSSEVTGKMILPVSLNETVSTDYFRKSPSTHKQLITARQHAGFDEDFDYMSIKKFMDDAFREINIYGNDINFMQNRFVSPLSKIGPNFYKYYLVDTVDVEGVKCVELDFVPFNTESFGFIGRMYFAVDDTSMFLKKLSMNIPRRINLNYVEHVYVTQEFVKGDDGCRHKTHDDVTIEFKVLTNTQGLYARRNTFYSNFSTAQPRDMAIFDMGGEQIVAHGADRHDKAFWVAARPAGIKHDEGYMHALMKKLRSSKLFYWGEKCITTLAQGYVATGNPSKFDFGALNTFINSNELEGFRMRVGGMTTAHLNPHWFSRWHVAYGFKDKKVKYSFNLEYSFNKKRYHSMEFPIHSIKFTTSYDLDKIGQNYLYTSQDNAVLMIRRHRDDKINYLRLNQLEYKLELPNGFSVAAAIEHDMHEASHLLPFVDGNGRSFAHYHEAGFSVTLRYAPGEKFYQTRSYRFPINIDNPIVTLKHTYMPKHFVGNNFEINKTEIGLQKRFWFSAWGYTDIILKGAKIWSRVPYPELLYPNANITYTIQPESFSLLNAMEYVTDQNVQWDVTYWMNGAIMNYVPLLKRLKLREVVSFRGIYGSLLKKNDPVRNQDLYRFPERAHTVGLGSKPYMEIGVGLDNILTFLRVDWVWRLTYRNVKGVDRQGLRVSLHFAF, encoded by the coding sequence ATGACAAAGAGATTTTGGAGTTTAGCACTCTTCTTGATTATAATAGTTCAGCAGGTTTATTGCCAGTCGGCCTACATCACGGGCATCGTGAAAGACAGCCTGGAGAATCAGCCCATTCCTTATGCCTCGGTCTATGTCAAGGGCACACGGCAGGGCGTGATATGCAGTGTGGATGGTAAGTTCACTGTTGCAGTGCCCACGGCGTGGGCCACAATAAGGGTGCAGGCTGTGAATTACAAAACCAGGGAATTTGAGCTCAAGGCAGGCGACCGTGGGGTGATTTTGAATATGGAATCATCGACACGCACGCTCGACGAGGTGGTCATAAGAAAGCATCGCGAGCACTATGTGAAGAAAGGGAATCCGGCTGTGGCCTTTATCGAGAAAGTGCGTAGCCACATGAAGGATCAGGACCCCTTTGAAAAGCCATATTACAGTTATGACAAATATGAACAAATGACTTTTGGCCTCAACGACCTGGGGCATGTCGACAAGAACCTGATAATGCGTTCCTTCAAAGGGGCTGTCGAGTACCTCGATTCAAGCGAGGTCACCGGAAAGATGATTTTGCCCGTCTCGCTCAACGAGACCGTGAGCACCGATTATTTTCGCAAGTCACCTTCTACTCACAAGCAGCTCATCACTGCGCGACAGCATGCAGGCTTTGACGAGGACTTTGACTACATGAGCATCAAGAAATTTATGGACGATGCTTTCCGTGAAATCAATATCTATGGCAACGACATCAATTTCATGCAGAACCGCTTTGTAAGCCCTCTGTCTAAGATAGGCCCCAATTTCTACAAGTATTACCTTGTCGACACGGTTGATGTTGAAGGTGTGAAATGTGTTGAACTCGATTTTGTGCCCTTCAACACCGAGTCGTTTGGATTTATTGGCCGCATGTATTTTGCTGTCGACGACACGTCGATGTTTCTCAAAAAACTGTCGATGAACATACCTCGTCGCATCAATTTGAACTATGTGGAGCACGTGTATGTGACTCAAGAGTTTGTGAAAGGCGATGACGGGTGCCGCCACAAGACACACGACGATGTCACCATCGAGTTTAAGGTGTTGACCAACACACAAGGCCTCTATGCGCGTCGTAACACCTTTTATTCCAATTTTTCTACAGCTCAGCCTCGTGACATGGCCATCTTTGACATGGGCGGCGAGCAGATCGTGGCTCATGGAGCCGATCGTCACGACAAGGCCTTCTGGGTCGCTGCCCGGCCGGCTGGCATCAAGCACGACGAGGGCTACATGCATGCCTTGATGAAGAAATTGCGCAGCTCCAAACTTTTCTATTGGGGCGAAAAATGCATCACTACGCTGGCCCAGGGCTATGTCGCAACGGGAAATCCCAGTAAGTTTGACTTCGGTGCACTCAACACTTTTATCAATAGCAATGAGCTTGAGGGCTTCCGCATGCGTGTGGGCGGCATGACGACGGCCCATCTCAACCCTCACTGGTTCAGCAGGTGGCATGTGGCCTACGGTTTCAAGGATAAAAAGGTGAAATACAGCTTCAATCTTGAGTATTCCTTCAACAAGAAGCGGTATCACAGCATGGAGTTCCCCATACATTCTATCAAGTTCACCACCTCCTATGATCTCGACAAAATAGGTCAGAACTATCTGTACACTAGTCAAGACAATGCAGTGTTGATGATACGTCGTCATCGTGATGACAAAATCAACTATCTGCGCCTGAATCAGCTCGAATACAAGCTGGAACTGCCCAACGGCTTTTCGGTGGCAGCCGCGATTGAACACGACATGCATGAAGCAAGCCACTTGCTTCCTTTCGTTGATGGCAATGGACGCAGCTTTGCCCATTATCACGAGGCCGGATTCAGCGTGACCTTGCGCTATGCTCCTGGAGAAAAGTTCTACCAGACGCGCAGCTATCGCTTTCCCATCAATATCGACAACCCCATTGTCACATTGAAGCACACCTACATGCCCAAGCATTTTGTGGGTAACAACTTTGAAATCAACAAAACCGAGATAGGCTTGCAGAAGCGTTTTTGGTTTTCGGCTTGGGGGTATACCGATATTATTCTGAAGGGAGCCAAAATATGGAGCCGCGTGCCTTATCCTGAATTGTTGTATCCCAATGCCAATATCACCTACACGATACAGCCCGAAAGTTTCTCGCTGCTCAATGCCATGGAATATGTCACCGACCAAAACGTGCAGTGGGATGTGACCTATTGGATGAATGGAGCTATCATGAATTATGTGCCGTTGCTCAAGCGGTTGAAACTGCGCGAGGTGGTGTCGTTCCGTGGCATTTACGGCTCGCTGCTGAAGAAGAACGACCCCGTGCGTAATCAAGACTTGTACCGGTTTCCCGAGCGTGCCCACACAGTAGGGCTTGGGTCAAAGCCCTACATGGAAATTGGCGTTGGGCTCGACAATATCCTCACCTTTCTGCGTGTCGACTGGGTGTGGCGGTTGACTTACCGCAATGTGAAGGGCGTCGACAGGCAGGGGCTGCGCGTGAGTCTGCATTTTGCCTTTTAG